Part of the Gigantopelta aegis isolate Gae_Host chromosome 15, Gae_host_genome, whole genome shotgun sequence genome is shown below.
tatactcATGGTACACACAATTACTTCTAGGTACCTCGTTGGATACAATACAGTTCAggtggtgcttaattaattttcaggTGTATATTATGCTTAAGACATATAACGCTAAATTGTTTCAGTTCAtattagggtgtatactaccaaatcaaatcccacagacgacaatactaacatatgtggctaaaactcctacctccagcgtatcaatcgacataaacgtcaaggatataaatactaccacccctcacccttaaagtgaatcagaaaaacaaattcggggtgaagctgctcatttctgaaataacgggtagcgtctatgactaccctagttccgcacaaaattcgagtacttttttttttacaggtaccccatacatgttccaagcacaaggctgcttggcacagtggtactagatgaaataaaattgcataaatgttttgcccagaagaaactttttttttgacaaccaacacactcacatatatcaccaatcacaggacatgTGGTGTatacttctctatcaaaaattcgtgcacctcgaactttgacacagctggatgttatttggtttagtactaccattacGGGCTGCAAATGCTTTTCCTCTATGCCACATTTACCGTTGAGATAGAATTGTAAAGacatataaatgaaaatatcaaCTTACCAGCCTACATGCGGTGTATCTTGGTAACATTTTGGTTAGAACAACAAGAAAACGTTCCACTAATAcgataaaatattaaatttatttttatctaaaATATGGTTTCCCATATGAAACCAGGTATACATGCTTCAAGCACTCCAAAACAGAACTTTTTCCAATCTAATTTGCAGATGAGTATTTGCTTGTGATCAAAATTAGCTGAAATATTCTAGACGGTAATACatattagtagtggtagtagtagtagtagtagtagtagtagtagtagtaatagtagtagtagtagtagtagtagtagtagtagtagtagtagtagtagtagtagtagtagtggtggtaatagtagtagtagtagtagtagtagtagtggtaatagtagtagtagtagtagtatattatGTTCAAACACGGGCTGATATAGGATTTTGTATGAAGAGGATTGTCGCAAAATTCTTAATTAGGCAATTTTGAGTTTCTCGAAGGCAAATAAGTTCGCTGCCAAAGGCAACAGGATCTGTAGGGAGTTCGGGGGACATGCTCACCGGACAATTTTGAAGCAAAGATGTTTTCAAGGCAAATTAGCAAGCCCTGGGGTTTTGTTTGGaaacaaaaatatgaatataatcCACAGCCAAAAAAGGTGCTGAGAATTAAAAATACCGTGGCAATCTCTACGGTACTGCCGATTGTCGCGGGTCATAGAAGGGATTTAAATtaagtgttgtttgtttgttttatttatcttggTCACGTGGCCTGAATACAGAAAAATGTCTTGTCATGACATACATGCtatctctttatttaaaaaatgtctcgtttatttgtttgtttgttattttgcaTGCATGCTTGCTTACTTAttctaatattatatttttgagATTTTACAGACATTAACATAAATAACAACACAATGGATGTACATAAATTTTTATTCCCATTTTTATTGACATGATATCCACACACAGATGTATACAGTACATATGATAAAAAGATCcacatgaaaaaaacacaaaaaaaacaagtagCTAAGATCGAATATATGTGACTGACaatcaaacatacatatatgaaAAATTCAAAAGGAAACTAAGGACATAATTAGtatcaaaaaaagaagagaagaaatacAATCtaggttttaaatatattgtgacaaattgacaaaaaaattgtgaatttatcatagttgtaaCATAATAGTACTTAGTCAACTCTTTATGGATCCATTTCAAACTGGGTAcatatgcattaaaatgacttttaaatattacgtgTTTTGTAACGAGTACAATGGCATTAATGGGATCATTATTTCTAGTTTTAAagccaaaaattacattttctttattaaatttaatatttctacCCGTGTTTACATTAATCCAGTTCTGAATATCATTCCAAATTGAGTTCTGTAAATTTCATCAACCTGTACAGTACATTGATTTGGACTATGTACTTTTGGAGTGGTTACGTTTTGAGTTTGCTGAGTTACAAGATTCAAACTTCATAAAAGGAGATATTAAAATGATATCATTTTATAAGCAAGAATCTGTAAATTTAATTGTTTCGGACTTAGTACCGTTGGCGTGGTTACGTTTTTAGTTTGCAATGTTAGAAGATgcaaattttataaaagaaGATATTGATATGAGTTATCATTTTATACCAGgattataattgttttgaattGGAATATTAGTGTACCTCTTGTATACGATGTAGACGACAATCACTGCGATCAGAACAGCAACAGCACCAGCAACACCACCGGCGACGGCTGCAACTAAAcatcaaagaaaagaaatatatttgtttttgctttctattttattttatctgttttatttggttttttgttgttttgtttgttttgtttgttttgggttttttgttgttttgttttttgttgttgttgttgtaggtgttttgttttttgttattgtttgttggggtttttcttcttctgtttttttttgtttttttgtttttttaaacgcagatgtaaatatatgtagttaaagggacattcctgagtttgctgcattgtaagatgtttccgactgatataatatttctacgattaaacgtatattatttatattttcttgtttagaatatcagtgtctgtatattcaatgtgtttctggtcgtcttaatatttgtaagaagcccaaactggattttgtcttcaaataatttcgtacgtacgaaaaaagtagtttttaggaaataaaatataatttaacctagtacaaatattagaaagatcagaaacacgtttaatatacagccactaatattttatgcagaaaaatatatttgatatgtaattacagtcgtcaaaaagtctctgttagtcgataacatctttaaaattgcaacaaactcaggaatgtccctttaatttattgaaaaataatgttaataaatcactgtCCAAGTTTTGGGTACATACCATCATGTAAATACAAACGTAGCACTTTTCTGCATCGACTGTATTCAGGGTCGTAGgctggtgggggtggggtggggttatacaggtttataaatatggagtttcgggtggtgcaaaaacaaaatagaaaaaggtccatctggttcatattcgaccccccacccccccaggtccagatgacgctacgcccctgtatatCTGCACTCGATGCACCGTCTGCTTTGTTTATACTCATATTGAATACGTCATTCACTGTAAAGGGAAATAAAtctgattattttagaaaaatacTTAAGCCTGTTTAGACCATTTCTTGTTAACGTGTGCGAGACTTTACAATATTCCTTTTCTGAAGATAAgtgttcctttttcttttttagaatactTCTCACACTGAGAGATCCAGATACCGTCAATACACCCAAGAACATCTTTCTAAGGCATATTCTGCTGTAATAAACGTTCGCATTGACATTCGTAAGGCTgccaaaatatataaacactgatattctaaacaagaaaatatatttaatatgaaagtttaatcgtagaaatatgttattagtcagaaacatcttacaatgcagcaaactcaggaatgtccctttaaatttcatagtatgaaaaaaggcgtttccTAGGAGACGGACTATAGAAAACGTTCTGGGTTTGATGATGTGAATGTTATCGTTGTAGTATTAGCCGTTGTAAATAAACGGTATGTAACAAAACTCGATAGGTAGAGAGACGTACCTGGAAAACTTTCTGGGTCTGGTGATGTGAATGTTATCGTTGTAGTATTAGCCGTTGTAAATAAACGGTATGTAACAAAACTCGATAGGTAGAGAGACGTACCTGGAAAACTTTCTGGGTCTGGTGATGTGAATGTTATCGTTGTAGTATTAGCCGTTGTAAATAAACGGTATGTAACAAAACTCGATAGGTAGAGAGACGTACCTGGAAAACTTTCTGGGTCTGGTGATGTGAATGTTATCGTTGTAGTATTAGCCGTTGTAAATAAACGGTATGTAACAAAACTCGATAGGTAGAGAGACGTACCTGGAAAACGTTCTGGGTCTGGTGATGTGAATGTTATCGTTGTAGTATTAGCCGTTGTAAATAAACGGTATGTAACAAAACTCGATAGGTAGAGAGACGTACCTGGAAAACTTTCTGGGTCTGGTGATGACAATGTTGTCGTTAGGGTTTTAGCCGTTGTGGCGGAAGACGAAACAACGGGTGTGGTCTTCGCCATTGATGACGTCGTGGGTGAAGTAGTAGAAGTTTGTGTGGATGAGGTGGTCGCTGAAGGCGGGGTAAAACACTGTATACTCAAGTTGCCtataataaaagtttaaagatcacattgattaattaatcatcggctactggatgtcaaacaattggtaattctgacatatattctttccattagtagcaaaggatcttttaatatgtatttcCCCCACATACAGGttagcaggtcaggtcaggtcaggtcagagtgtttaacgtgcaagagcaagctgttgtagcgcacgcctgtcctgggcacaggtgccggcctcggccagctcctccatccatgacaggaaaggggtggggtgggttggagggggggggggggaccgcctgcaccgacaggtgcaagggagcaccagcagtccgaccgtagccggtaacaggcggagtgtggtatggtgctatggaatttggaatgccTCGtgggattaagccaaagagaaatggtgcgcatttttgTGAGGGAAGCTAGGCGCAATTTTGGACGGTCCGTCAAAAGATAAAAACAGTTCAGCATATTATCACGTCCTTTTGTATGCCAGTCGTAGTCCACCGGATGGAAtttgaaacccgctacatttttccattagtagcaagaaatcttttacaTGAATttttcaacagacaggacagcaaataccacagcctttgataaaccagtcgtagtgcagtggttgggatggggaaataATTGTCagataatgggtccactgaggtggttcgaccctCCAGCGCAAGCACcttcaggcgagcgctataccgACTGAGTTATATCTCCCCCCTTTTATCGCATTAGGTCTGACAATGGAGCTCTGGTTGGGACGGGAGAGGGGTGGTGTGTGTACGGGGGTAAACAGAGAATGATCCACTggagtggttcgatcctacatcTGAAGcaccgtcaggcgagcgctctaccgactgagttaTATCTCCCCCCTTTTATCGCATTAGGTCTGACACTGGAGCTCTGGTTGGGACGGGAGAGGGGTGGTGTGTGTACGGGGGTAAACAGAGAATGATCCAGTggagtggttcgatcctacatctgaagcacctcatgcgagcgctataccgactgagctagatctcccCCCTTTTTATCGCATTAGGTCTGACATTGGagaactggttgggacgggagaGGGGTGGTGTGTGTACGGGGTAAACAGAGAATGATCCACTggagtggttcgatcctacatcTGAAGCACcgccaggcgagcgctctaccgactgagttaTATCTCCCCCCTTTTATCGCATTAGGTCTGACACTGGAGCTCTGGTTGGGACGGGAGAGGGGTGGTGAGTGTACGGGGGTAAACAGAGAATGATCCACTGGaatggttcgatcctacatttgaagcacctcatgcgagcgctataccgactgagctagatctcccCCCTTTTTATCGCATTAGGTCTGACACTGGAGCTCTGGATGGGacgggggtggtggtggtggtggtgatgtgtgtgtgtgtgtgtgtgtgtgagtgtgtgtgtgtatgtgtgtggataATCAGAGAATGATCCAgtgaagtggttcgatcctatatCTGAAGCACCTCATGCgagtgctctactgactgaactagatcctgcCCTTTATGGTGTAgaaaaaagtagtttgttttatttaacgacaccactagagcacattgatttttttatcttatcatcggctattggacgtcaaacatatggtcattctgacactggtttttttttacaggaaaccagctgtcgccacataggctactcttttacgataggcagcaagggatcttttatttgcactttccacaggcagcatagcacaaaccatggcctttgttgaaccagttatggatgactagtcggtgcaagtggtttacacctacccactgagccttgcggagcactcactcagggtttggagtcggtgtctggattaaaaatcccatgcagtggactgggatccgaacccagtacctaccagcctgtagtccgatggcttaatcactgcaccaccgaggccggtcaatttATGGTGGTGTAGTACCTAAATCGGGGTTTACCTGAAGCCGATTTGACGAATATCCCCAAACAGTAGGTGACATTTTTATGAGTCTCTGACGTCACCAGTTGAATCTTAAGATCCCCAGTTCCAATGTTGCGAAACGGCGTCTCCTGGGGGTACCCGCAGGTCATATTCAGACGAGGGTCACTGAACACGGTTACGGTCGACTCGCATGGCGCAACCGGCATGATGATGCTGCTGACACCGATCTGGACGTGTTCTGTTGCCTGCAGTGTACAGCTGCAGTcggtgttgttgttgctgttgttggaTGATGCAGGGATGAATATATCCAGGAACAGATGGTCAGTCTTGATGATGGTGTCGCTGTTGCACATATTGATAACTGGAATGcatataatttaatatgattatatagttcaatatacagacacttatcGTTAGTGCGTCTACTAttcgaaattattttttgttcaggTATCTCTTTTCTTCAGATAGCATCGATATAACGATTTATAACACAACGTGCGGTTTTAAACTTAATAATGGAATCTATTATGTTAAAAGTTGGGGAATGAAGTAAAGGTGGTTAAAATAAATACGGATTCTCGGGTCTATCTTTGtctctcttttttctgttttcttcgTCGTTCTGTCTGCCTTTCTCTGCCtctgcctctctgtctctctctctgtatgcccgtctgtctgcctgtctgtctgtctgtctctctctctgctccccctctctctctctctgtctctgtctctgtctctgtctgtctgtctgtctctctctctctctctctctctctctctctctctctctctctctctctgtgtatgtatctctctgtatctgtctctatCTGTATATGTCGCTCTCTCTcacctccctccctctctctctctctctctctctctctctctctctctctctctctctctctctctctctctctctctctctctctctctctctcttcataaTATTCATTCAGTTTCTGTCACATCTTTCcatctaaattttaaaatataatgtaccTACTAGATTGTATCACTGTTTACAGATCAATACAAGAACCCACAGCTCTTACACtctgtacataattatacaattttaaaatatacttaccttgatatttgtatcaATTACAGATACAAgtcccacagctctttacactctgtacataattatacaattttaaaatatacttaccttgatatttgtatcaATTACAGATACAAgtcccacagctctttacactctgtacataattatacaattttaaatataacttaccttgaAGTGATTTTTGTATCATTACAGATACAAgtcccacagctctttacactctgtacataattatacaattttaaaatatacttaccttgatatttgtatcaATTACAGATACAAGTCCCACAGCTCGTTACACtctgtacataattatacaattttaaaatatacttaccttgatatttgtatcaATTACAGATACAAGTCCCACAGCTCGTTACACtctgtacataattatacaattttaaaatatacttaccttgatatttgtatcaATTACAGATACATGgcccacagctctttacactctgtacataattatacaattttaatttttaatggaaataatgATATTGGTGTACTtactttgacacccaatagccgatctctggttttgttctggggtgtcgttaaacatccattcattcattcattcattcattcattcaatcattcattcattcattcattcattcattcattcattcattcattcattcattcattcaatcattcaatcattcattcattcattcaatcattcattcattcattcatgcgttcattcattcgtttgtgTGTTATTCTTACCTGTATAATTCTCTGTTTTCTCTTTTGGGCACACGTTATTGTAACCTGCAACAGAAGAGATAAGATGAcaaaatatgattaatatattctCGCCAAATAGTAATGTGcactttaaatataaaattacaatatgtcCATCAAATGAAGTGTACACAACCTTGTGTACATACACTCACGCATGTGTTCAcgtataaacacacacacgtgtacccGTACAtgcacacccacccacccacgcccacccacacacacgcgcacacacacacgcacgcgcgcacacacacacgtgaacATGAACATACACGCAAGCATATGAACtcgaatacacacacacatgggccTACATATATGAACAAAAACCGCGAAAACAGAGACAGGCAGAGAAAAATATtgtcagagagacagagagagagagagagacagagagaaatacCGTCCGAGAGACACAGACCGccaggtatgtgtgtgtgtgtgtgtgtgtgtgtgtgtgtgtatatatatatatatatatatatatagagagagagagagagagagagagagagagagagaagagagagagagagagagagagagagagagagagagagagagagacagacagacagacagacagacagacagacagacagacagacagacagacagacagacagacagacagacagagagagagagagagagacaaagagagacagagacagaggaagGCAGATAGAACGACAAAGaacacagaaaaaaagagagaaaaagatagACAAGAGAGTGAGAccgagggagggagggaagttGTCTAGAATATCattgttaattatatttccCAAATGAGGTTATGTACATACCCAGTGATAACTCGGCTACCAGGAGAACTCGAAACACTGCCATCAACATCCATGTGACTACCGTATCCATTTTATCACACCTTCAGGATCAGAACGTCGCAATCATTACCCGTAACGTTACGTTCGGGCTCACAAAACTCTGTATGTGATCTGTTAATTTAACATCCTCATTTCACCCACGTATATAAGTTACTGTACGAAAATATTAGCTTTAACTTTAAGTTATATCTGTATGACCCCTGGTTCTCGCTGCACAGGGTAAGCTGTTACGAATAAACCTGTCCTCGGGTAAGGCCTAGGGCAGTGACGTGAAATATAAAACTATGAGGAGTGGTGTATTTTGTTTCGTATGGCAGTCCTGTTAAAAACCACTAAATTCCCCGATGGTTTCGTTATGGATATCGCCATTCAAAGGTATAGAATTACATCATCAATAAATTGTAGGTCCGGTAAATAAAGAATGCATTAGTtctaatgt
Proteins encoded:
- the LOC121389979 gene encoding uncharacterized protein LOC121389979 isoform X1 — encoded protein: MDTVVTWMLMAVFRVLLVAELSLGYNNVCPKEKTENYTVINMCNSDTIIKTDHLFLDIFIPASSNNSNNNTDCSCTLQATEHVQIGVSSIIMPVAPCESTVTVFSDPRLNMTCGYPQETPFRNIGTGDLKIQLVTSETHKNVTYCLGIFVKSASGNLSIQCFTPPSATTSSTQTSTTSPTTSSMAKTTPVVSSSATTAKTLTTTLSSPDPESFPVAAVAGGVAGAVAVLIAVIVVYIVYKRRKTKGYNIRKIDSVLREQSEGGRPKDWRSER
- the LOC121389979 gene encoding uncharacterized protein LOC121389979 isoform X2; its protein translation is MDTVVTWMLMAVFRVLLVAELSLGYNNVCPKEKTENYTVINMCNSDTIIKTDHLFLDIFIPASSNNSNNNTDCSCTLQATEHVQIGVSSIIMPVAPCESTVTVFSDPRLNMTCGYPQETPFRNIGTGDLKIQLVTSETHKNVTYCLGIFVKSASGNLSIQCFTPPSATTSSTQTSTTSPTTSSMAKTTPVVSSSATTAKTLTTTLSSPDPESFPVAAVAGGVAGAVAVLIAVIVVYIVYKRRKTKGLEI